DNA sequence from the Manihot esculenta cultivar AM560-2 chromosome 11, M.esculenta_v8, whole genome shotgun sequence genome:
TGTTGTCTTGGTTATTTGTTTGGTCGCTTATCCTGTTATGGCAATACTAAAAATTAACCTCTGAATCTCTTATAGAAAAGCTGCACTGAAACCTGTATAAATAATGATTGCTCTCCTTGGGTCAGTGGAGCTCATTGTGCTAAAAAGGTTTATTTACAGCTGTTTTGTGCTAAGATTGTTTAATAACAAAGATAGTGTTGTTATTAAGATAATTATCTGATGCACCATATCATCTCTCTCCTTTTCCCTAATGATTTTGTTCATTGCTAATCTATATTTTTTCCTTCTAAAATTTAagcaaaattaaagtaaaattggTGTTGCCAGGTTGACATCTATCAATAAGCATGTGGAGAAATTAATTATCCTATTTCCTGGTTTATGgattctaatttttaatataatgtcaGGGATACAATATTAACTCTTGATTTTACCTATTCAATTgtgtttttcttctctttttttacaACAGTAGGGCTAGGGGGAGTTGAACTTGGGACTCCCAAATTTAACAATATGGAGTTACCATTAGGCGAAACCTACAGCTGCATCTATTTGATGGTTATTAGTATTTGCAGTTGTTATCCGCGAAATAATCATAATTTAGAAACCAAGTTCCTCACAAGTTGTTTTTTCATCATCATCTTTCACTGTATTTTTGTTCTTTAGGCTGATTCTAGGTTAGGATGTAACTTATTGGTTTTTATGATCATCTATCTGCAAGATTTAATTCTAAAAGGTATTAAAACTTTCTGTCTGTTGAACTTGTTGGATCAAATTTTGATACTTACTCGCCAGTGGAACTTAGCACTAAATTTTTGGTTTTACATAGAACTGTTATTGTTCTAATTGCTTCTTTTGCTTCAGTTTGTTGATGACTCTGATTATCTTCATGCTTTATGTTATCTCTATCTGCAATGTGAAGCTGAGGTGATAAACAAAATACAATACTCTTATGGTGTGCATCTTATGAAGTATATCTTATCCACTTCATTcttttttaaatgttatttaattttttccttCATTCAAAAATCTTTTCATTTCACACTTAAACCTTATTTCATCATGTTTTTGGGTTTATTGCCATCAGAAGAgttgttatttttattcatcTAGCTTTTAGTTTTGCTTCACTTTTAGTGTATTAGTTACTTGCTTTTTTCATAACCTTCATCATTATACACTGAATTTCACATTCTAAATCATtgaatttttccttttcttttttgccCTTCAAAATGCTGGTGCAGATGAACTGATTGCCAATGCTGCTTACATTGGCACCCCTGGAAAGGGAATCCTGGCAGCAGATGAATCAACTGGCACAATAGGCAAGCGTCTAGCTAGCATCAATGTTGAGAATGTTGAGTCTAATAGGCGAGCTTTTCGCGAGCTCCTATTCTGCACTCCTGATGTCCTTCAGTTCCTCAGTGGTGTAATCCTTTTTGAGGAAACACTTTACCAGAAAAGAACTGATGGGAAGCCCTTTGTTGACATTCTCAAGGAAGGGGGTGTTCTTCCAGGAATCAAAGTTGACAAGGGAATTGTTGAGCTTCCTGGAACAAATGGTGAAACCTCAACTCTCGGACTTGATGGCCTAGCTGAGCGCTGTCAGAAGTATTATGAAGCTGGGGCTCGATTTGCTAAATGGCGAGCTGTGCTAAAGATTGGTCCAACTGAACCATCTCAACTTTCTATTAATGAGAATGCCAATGGCTTGGCACGTTATGCTATAATTTGCCAGGAGAATGGCTTAGTACCTATTGTTGAGCCTGAGATTTTGGTGGATGGATCTCATGATATTAATCGCTGTGCAGATGTGACTGAGCGCGTTCTCGCAGCTTGCTACAAAGCATTAAATGATCACCATGTTCTTCTGGAGGGAACTCTTTTGAAGCCAAACATGGTGACCCCTGGCTCAGATAGCCCAAAGGTTAAACCTGAAGTGATAGCTGAGTATACTGTCAGGGCTCTGCAGCGAACAGTTCCTCCTGCTGTTCCAGCTATTGTGTTCCTTTCTGGTGGACAAAGCGAGGAGGAAGCCACTATCAATTTGAATGCAATGAACAAACTCAAGGGCAAGAAACCCTGGTCCCTTACATTCTCTTTTGGCCGTGCTCTTCAGCAGAGCACCCTCAAGGCATGGGCAGGAAAGGAGGAAAATGTAAAGAAGGCGCAGGCTGCTTTCCATGTGAGATGCAAAGCTAATTCAGAGGCTACTTTAGGTTCTTACAAAGGGGATGCTACCCTGGGAGAAGGTGCTGCAGATAGTCTTCATGTGAAGGATTACAAGTACTAAGCCTTGACGGATGGTGTTTTGGAGCTTCTTCTGTGTATGACAAGGCACAGGCATTAATTCCTtagtttcttttattttcctttgcCATTACAATGGTCCACTTGCGAACATGTGGAGACATTTCATCATTGTTTTTCAGCCTCTAGTTGTGGCTGATTTTGGCTAGGCAATTATTTCCTTGTTTAATCATCTTTCAATTTATGGTCTTGAATCTTTTTCTAAATATAGATTTACTTGCACTACTGAAGAATGGTTCTTGTAATTATGCATTCTTTCCCACTGTATACTCACTTGTTTGGCTCTTATTATTCAAGTTCCAAGTGGTGTAAACCACAGTGATTAGTGACCATGTTCTGTTGTGAAATGCTTTATGCCGCCCAAGGCAATGATTTACATCCTAGTGAAAATATGTAGATTCAGCATTAACAAATCCTTCTGATGTTTTCTgcattttcttcttttgtttttttttttggtttacaTGTTTAAATTTAAAGTGTCTTCAAATAACAGTCAAGAATTGAGAAACTGGAGAATAATGCATCATTCACAAAGAATCTGCTCAATATTCATTACACATTCACATGTGCCTCTAATACTTGTTGTATCTATGTAATTATTAGCCCCACAGTGTATCTCTGTTATTTTCAATTCTACCCTTCCTCAATTTTGTTCTTTAGGTGGGCATTCTATGGGAAGTATCAATCATACAGCAGAGTTGTGCTGCATTATTAGTGTACTCAGATGGATGCACTATACCATTTGCTGCACAAGTTTGAATGCACGAGTTTCAATAACCGTGCATAGATCAAATTTGGATTCTTTTTATTGTATGTTAATGTTACTCCAATTATGGATTCTAGCTCTCTCAATAATTCTGCAAACTTGTGTCTCTATGTGCCTGTCCCATTGTAGCTATCAGCTTTGTCATGGCTAATTTGGCTATTATTGTACGTCTTTTTGGCAGCTTGTATTTCTagagtagttttttttttccctttttccttAGGTGGTAATTGAACTGGATGCACCCATTTACAGTAATTATATAGAGTTTATCTGAATTTGTAGTTGTGATGTTAACTAAGATCTATTCTTTTAATGGCAAGAATTTAGAGGATGCAAGCATTTTCAGGTCTCATATTTCAGGAGCTTTTCTTTTTTGCAGGATCATTACTCTTTTATTTTGGCAGCCATCAGAAATTGCAAGAATTGGCTCAATTTAGATGACAGAGAAAAATGGTGAAGCTACAGACATCTGTAAGTTGCATTGGATTTCTGATACAACAGCAATTAGAAAAAAGAACATGGATGATCTAATATATGCAtagcatttaattttattatatcaatAAATCATGAAGGAAACCAAGACTACAATGGAAGAAAGTATAGAGAAGAACATATTTGTACCAAATGACTTGAATGATCCAGCCATAGAAATGACCTTATCTCCTGCAAAGAAGAACCATCAATCAAAACCAGAAGAAACTTGTAAACCACAGAAAGAAGAAATAAGACTAGATTTTTCACTTACTACAATCTTTAGGGTGGCATATACATCTCAATCCAACTCCACAGTTTCCATTAGGCTTTTTGCATTCATTGCAGACATCTGGCACATGGTCAGGGATGTCGAAAGATATCCTTGTCCCTAATTCATATTCGTCGCTGTAATCATCACTTGAAGAACTTCTATACACTCTGCTGTAATGTGAACAATTCAAATCTTTTGGATGAAAACCCTTGTCAAGTTTTTCAAAATCAGGAACAAGTAGGCATGAATAAGGGATTTGAAGACGGTGAGTTTCAGATGAAGGTGCACAAGCATTCAAGCGACTGCAGTTGCCTTTAAACGATGTCATGGGATGGATTTTGTTTGAGCAGTTGAAGAGAAGAAGTGAGTTAGGCTTCGAAGTAGGAAacccagcagacagaagagcagGAGAAACAAAATGCTGGGAAGAAGAGCAAGAAGGTTGAGAAATGATTAGTGTTTTAGTTGTGTAATCGACTGAAGAAACTGGCAAAAGACCAAGAGAGGTTCTGAAGAAAAGTTTCTGAGATCTGCATAGCATCATGCGATTTAATGGGGATTGAACAGTTGAATTTGAACTCAGAAAGGGACTCTGAATCGGGATTTTGCCACAGAAGGTGGTAGAACTGTGTTGGGATTGACAAGTAGCAAACAAGAGATGAAAGATGAGCACAGCAACTAAAAGCTTGAGTTTCTTGAATGTATGCATTTTCCTTCCCTTTCTTCGCTTGCTGATTTGATCTTTCAAATGGTAAACAAAACTTCTGGGGCTCTTGGCCTTGTGATCAGATGACAGAGAATCTACTTTAATCCAGCAAGTGGATTCATTTTCAGCTTGGTTTTTTCATCCTCTGGTGTCAATGGCATCTCTGAGAATCAAAACCACTATAAAATTCCACCTTATCTTTCTTTTTAATCctatttttttcttcctttttccaaccttttctattataaattttcTTTGGGGTGTGTGtggaattttataatttcacaGTAACCTTTATTTGCTCCTGCAATTCTCCTTATTTGCCAATACTTTTCTGCCACCTTTTATTTAGATTCTGCATGTTTTCATCCTTTTCTATCATTATTCTTAGAAACACATGATATCTCATTGACTGATGTGTCACTGGACCACATGTTTGGTGACCTTTCATTGTGTGTCTGCTCATGAATCTTCACATAATGATGTATCATGAGCCCATAtgcatgaaattttttttttgcaaattatttttattaacttttttcttaaaaatcttGTTGCCAGTTAAGAAATTAATTGAGAATGATTGAGGGAGACAAGGTTACTATGGCATGGGACCTTGATGATTAAGGATAAATCAATGGTTTAAGCATCATTGATTACACTAGATAAAGTTTAGCAACAATTTCTAAAAGTAATTTTACTACTTTTTGACTAATAATAGTATTAGGCTATTAGCATCAATATTAGAAGGGGTTCTTATAATGTTCCCATTAGGCTTTAATCACACAAAAAATTGAGCTTTCAAATTAGTAATTTTctgaaataatattaaattatttcaaaatctgACCGTTTATTTACACGCGACGTGTATTATGATATAAAAAGTTTATAAGTTTCACTTATTTGAAAATATACAATAATTATTAAACATGTTAAATCTCACAGTAGAATACTTCCTTAAAAGGTATTAGTCGAAATTTATTGTCTTATATACTTAAATTATAGTAATAGATTAACAATAATAGTCTGAAATCTACTGCATTTGCCTCTGTTCTATAACATAAAACAACAGTTTAATcatggttaaaattaaaaatttaacaaacataaaatattatatatatatagtgaaaaattaaatttgtttacTTATCAAACTGTTGTTTTAATAGTTCtaaaacaatattttttataaatataactaaTGTTATAATACTGTTGTATAAATCTTAAAATACAGTAGGGATAGCTGTTTGTTCATTACAAAAGCAAAATGATGAACATACAACAAGAAAAACATTTCCTTGATACAAGATTTAATGTTGAAGATACATGGAGATGTAGTTGCAAGAAATAATAGATACCAGCACTTTATTATACATGCAAAGCTAACACACATAGGTTGATACTCACACACAAAATATAAGGCCATAAATTACCATCTTCCTAATATTAATTTCTAGATCTCATATATAGATCATGCAATAGCTGGTTTAACCTGAACAGATGAGAAACAAAGAACCACAATCTTCTCAATGGCAGCTGAAAATGTAGCAGAGAACTCAACATGACTAGGATGTGTTTGAAAAGCAGTGTAGTCTTGTTTCTTGTCAAAAGTCATTGAGATTGCATGAGTAAATCCTTGTGTAAGCATCTCTGGGCTCTCCAAATCCTCTCCCCTGTCAAAAACACAAACACATGATATGCAAACTCAGGTTCCACTAAACAAAGAAACCTTTACCAATGGGCTTTAATTCATTGAGACCCTGGTCATTTCCAGAGCTGAAAAGGCTTTGAGTTCGAGCCAATTGTGccaaaaaaaaagagcaaaGACCTTAATTTTCATGGTGATCTAGAGAAGATGTATAAGGGCTAAGGTAAATAACTAAAGACTTACCATGCAAACACATGATATGCAAACTTGGGTTCCACTAAACAAAGAAATATGCCAATGGGTTTTAATTCATGGATACCCTATTTATTTTTAGGATCGAGAGATCTCGAATTTGAGTTTCAATTGGAGCAAATtgtataaaaggaaaaaaaaaagcaaagaaaCCTTGATTTCATGGTTAGCTAGAGAAGCATGTATAAGGGCTAAGTAATAAACTAAAGACTCACCATGCAAAGGTCTTGACAAGATcaacatcagaaaccagcttCTCCAAGCCTTTCATAATGTCCGCCACCACAGCGCCTTCCTTAAACCTAACAATGACCAAGTGCTCGAACCCCATGGCAGCTGAGTGTTGAACAAACACACCCTAAAATCTGCCACCAAACCCTTAGTATATATACACAAAGAGAGACACTTATTGTTCATGTGTCAACTTCCACAGTCCATCTGTCCACTGTCACACTCCATGACATATAATTTCACTCGCTTTGTGTTacccaaaaattaaaaaacaaaaaaaaatgaagcTTTCTTGGACAGCATCTGCAGATGAATATATGGGAATGGTACAATGCATGATATTGCATGGTCTATAGACCCACTACTCAGCAACTTCTTTGCTCCACCTTACAGTAAAAATTTGTCCTCATCACCATTGTCTGGTAATATTTGCTTTTCCACATGAAATGGGGTCCTATGTGTGAGTGCATGCTATgtatttttcttgaattttggACTTGTATTTTCCATAGGTGTTATCATAACATGACAGTgccttcaattttattttatctatttcttATTTTCTATCCATGTGCGAGGAATGAAAATGGCCTAAAGCACcttttcctctctctctctctctaaacttTACTGGCTTTTTCTCCATGTCCTTCCCATGTGCTTCAAGGTTATATTATTGGACTCCAATAAATCAACGTCATATCTCTGCTTTTAGctttaagaaaaatttatatttaggccccatattataaaaaaatttattaattaatttcttaattttaaaatatatattaaaatatttttaatgttctaaaaaatattactaattAGTTCTCCGTTAatgttaattataattattaagtgttttactatttaatttttatattttaaaaaaactcattagttagttctttaattttataaaaaatatatattaattaatcatttgaATCGAtggcattttaaatttttttataatgtttaataattaaaattaatggagaagttaattaatagacttttaaaatattaaaaatattttaatatattttttaaaagtgaaaaattaacttttataatatagagattaaataataaatttttcataatttatttttttcttatcgaAGAAAAAggctaaaattttcattaatttaaaattatattcaaacCCTTTAAAATTAAGACCAATTGTATGCaaaactcaaaattttattaacaaaaataaaagaagcaaaCAATTTATAGTCGGTGCATTTTGTTATGGATAGCaaccataaaatttaaattttggtaCAAATAGTTTTGAGATTCAACTCTAATTGCCCTTAATCTTAAAGTTTGGGGTATGTGGTTTAAAATAAGAACTTTTGGATATAATTGTAATTAGtgtaaaattttggtttttttaTCGGATTCGCCttttctgttttcttttttcttataaaGAAAATAGATATCAAGGGAAGTTATGATGTTATTATCATCAATTATCTTGGgacatttcattttctttcacaTTACAATGTCTAATATTCATACCAAATTTTCCACTAAAATTGTCCTTAAAAGTTTGTCCATTAGCTTTTGGCTAATGTCTGATTCACTCAATTCAAAAGATTTCTTCGGATTCTCAGCTAAAGCTATTATCATGGCTTTATTCAAACTTTTTGAACTAAATAGTTAGAAATTAAGTCCAATATCCAATTCCCATATCTGAAATGTAATTAACTAATTATGGGTATCTGCCATTTTTTACATTCATGAACAAAACAGAATTTTATCTTACTCTATCCCACATTTAGGGTAACCCTAAACTATCCAAGCATTGGGGGACCAGTAGATGTGTTTAGGGCCATTGATACCCTAATGAACATAAATGATGTCATTGCTTTTGATGTGTAATTTTCCTTTAGTTCTGTTTCAGTTAGAGTTGCTGGGTCTGTTAggaaattaaaacaataaattaatttaaatcccTGAATCATGCATTCACtagatttaagaattaaatcGAACAAATAAACTAGACACGCGTACCTGACATCATGGTgtattgaattaaattcttgTAGTACACAAGAGTAGGTATGCAGTCTTGCAGGAATACCAAATAAGAGTTTGAAAAGAACAATAGCTAAGGAGACTAGGGTTCTATCTTATTTGATTCCCCGGAGACCACGACCTTATAAAACCCTATTGGGTAGGTTAATTTCTATTTCGGTCCTTTAACAAAATAGAAATTACTAAAGGGTCTCTACACTGTAATCCTATAACCATACTGATACCTTTAATAGTCAATAAAATCAATATAGACCACTTCAATAATTGACTATTCATATAACCAcatatcatatttattatttacatattagcccataaattatttagaataattacaaaattaattctaacaatctcccacttgggCTAACAAgtgtaaaataaatatgaatatcAAAAGTGCGCACAAAAATGTAGTTACATAAGATATCAAAAATAATCCCGTCCATTAGTAATATTGACAAAGGACTAAAGAAACATTCGCCATATCTCATGACTAAGTTCAACATTAATCACATTGTCAATACCCCCAAATGACATAGATTTATTATAGGAGTGTAGCATGGA
Encoded proteins:
- the LOC110625864 gene encoding uncharacterized protein LOC110625864 yields the protein MHTFKKLKLLVAVLIFHLLFATCQSQHSSTTFCGKIPIQSPFLSSNSTVQSPLNRMMLCRSQKLFFRTSLGLLPVSSVDYTTKTLIISQPSCSSSQHFVSPALLSAGFPTSKPNSLLLFNCSNKIHPMTSFKGNCSRLNACAPSSETHRLQIPYSCLLVPDFEKLDKGFHPKDLNCSHYSRVYRSSSSDDYSDEYELGTRISFDIPDHVPDVCNECKKPNGNCGVGLRCICHPKDCRDKVISMAGSFKSFGTNMFFSILSSIVVLVSFMIY
- the LOC110626064 gene encoding stress-response A/B barrel domain-containing protein At5g22580; protein product: MGFEHLVIVRFKEGAVVADIMKGLEKLVSDVDLVKTFAWGEDLESPEMLTQGFTHAISMTFDKKQDYTAFQTHPSHVEFSATFSAAIEKIVVLCFSSVQVKPAIA
- the LOC110625863 gene encoding fructose-bisphosphate aldolase 6, cytosolic; this translates as MSCFKGKYHDELIANAAYIGTPGKGILAADESTGTIGKRLASINVENVESNRRAFRELLFCTPDVLQFLSGVILFEETLYQKRTDGKPFVDILKEGGVLPGIKVDKGIVELPGTNGETSTLGLDGLAERCQKYYEAGARFAKWRAVLKIGPTEPSQLSINENANGLARYAIICQENGLVPIVEPEILVDGSHDINRCADVTERVLAACYKALNDHHVLLEGTLLKPNMVTPGSDSPKVKPEVIAEYTVRALQRTVPPAVPAIVFLSGGQSEEEATINLNAMNKLKGKKPWSLTFSFGRALQQSTLKAWAGKEENVKKAQAAFHVRCKANSEATLGSYKGDATLGEGAADSLHVKDYKY